From a single Lolium rigidum isolate FL_2022 chromosome 7, APGP_CSIRO_Lrig_0.1, whole genome shotgun sequence genomic region:
- the LOC124678525 gene encoding wall-associated receptor kinase 4-like, with protein sequence MRLLHAVSWLLPLLLLQPAAVRPSGVKRSQPANGTALPSTASLAGCQKSCGNVSFQYPFGVGHGCFRSQDFELICKNHNSSHAPRLFMNDGITEVDQDNEDIPIDPDSYIEVSFSRSISLRPEVDVYNMSWNLGRSFSLHDLQINFTGCDFDMLVLDKNNTVRQCSATCPDEDITGWVARENCNGTGCCSTYVKSFSSENAGAFEIMFVRQKIGEPKFKEHNNNQSSIWDSIEVTADGGISWGGIVVDQPGPASTFRHRTDYACLGNHSRDYTDGPSYYASGYYCICEDGYTGNPYITDGCSRDKGYFPVQRKTNCSRWCGNISVPFPFGLEEGCSARMLFQLKCTNSTTSTLQFLVTGAADEYSLVSHININNGILHVKYGSSYALQVLSHSVFGEPELYVASEESASQQWAVADLTCQEAQQNRSGYACVSMNSACLSVNSARTYVGYRCKCKSGFDGNPYVMDGCKDVNECNIQDICNGTCHNNIGSYYCTECPRKTVYDGATRRCRTTNEQNLVLGIAIGTSVGFGILLFILIVIFFIRRWKKDIQKKLRRKHFRQNQGLLLEQLISSDENASDNTKIFSLPELEKATNNFDATRIVGHGGHGMVYKGILSDQRVVAIKKSKVIEKIEISQFINEVAILSHINHRNIVKLFGCCLETEVPLLVYDFIPNGSLFGILHADTTSSFVLSWDDCLKIAAEAAGALYYLHSAASVSIFHRDVKSTNILLDGNYTAKVSDFGASRLVPIDQTHVVTNIQGTFGYLDPEYYHTGMLNEKSDVYSFGVVLVELLLRKEPIFTSDSGLKQNLSNYFLWEMREKPLADIVAAQVLGEATSEEINDVASLAETCLRLRGVERPTMKQVEVKLQHIRSKRLRSSQVAVTSEDMQPLLSGQRQVNLPLLGVQAGIGN encoded by the exons ATGAGGCTCCTCCACGCAGTCTCCTGGTTGCTCCCACTGCTGCTGCTACAGCCGGCAGCGGTGCGGCCATCCGGCGTGAAAAGAAGCCAACCGGCGAACGGGACGGCTCTTCCCTCCACCGCCTCGCTTGCCGGTTGTCAGAAGAGCTGTGGGAACGTGAGTTTCCAGTACCCATTCGGCGTCGGGCATGGCTGCTTCCGGTCGCAAGACTTTGAGCTCATCTGCAAAAACCACAATTCCTCGCATGCTCCCAGGCTCTTCATGAACGACGGCATCACGGAGGTCGACCAGGATAATGAGGATATCCCCATCGACCCCGACTCATATATTGAGGTATCGTTTTCCCGTTCCATCTCCTTGAGACCTGAGGTCGATGTGTACAACATGTCCTGGAATCTTGGGAGATCCTTCAGCCTCCATGATTTACAAATAAACTTCACCGGTTGCGACTTCGACATGCTCGTGCTTGACAAGAACAATACGGTGAGACAGTGCAGTGCTACATGTCCTGACGAAGACATCACGGGCTGGGTGGCTCGGGAGAATTGCAACGGCACAGGATGTTGCTCCACCTATGTTAAGTCCTTCTCCTCCGAGAATGCTGGCGCCTTCGAGATCATGTTTGTCCGCCAAAAGATTGGAGAACCAAAATTCAAAGAGCACAATAATAACCAAAGCTCCATATGGGATTCAATTGAGGTTACCGCTGATGGCGGTATTAGCTGGGGCGGCATCGTCGTTGATCAACCCGGCCCTGCTAGCACCTTTCGGCACAGGACAGATTATGCATGTCTTGGCAACCATAGCCGTGATTACACTGATGGTCCATCATACTACGCCAGTGGTTATTATTGTATTTGCGAAGATGGTTACACAGGCAATCCATACATAACTGATGGATGTTCACGTGACAAAG GGTATTTTCCAGTACAACGGAAGACCAACTGCTCTAGATGGTGTGGGAACATCAGTGTTCCTTTCCCATTCGGCCTAGAAGAAGGATGTTCTGCAAGGATGTTGTTTCAGCTCAAATGTACAAACTCGACAACATCTACCCTCCAATTCCTTGTCACTGGTGCAGCAGATGAGTACAGTCTTGTAAGCCACATAAATATCAACAATGGGATATTGCATGTTAAATACGGCTCCTCATATGCTCTACAAGTACTTTCGCACAGTGTTTTTGGAGAACCTGAACTCTATGTTGCCTCCGAGGAATCAGCATCTCAGCAGTGGGCCGTAGCCGACTTAACTTGCCAGGAGGCACAACAAAATAGATCGGGATATGCATGTGTTAGCATGAATAGTGCGTGCTTGAGTGTCAACTCCGCACGAACATATGTCGGTTACCGCTGCAAATGTAAGTCCGGCTTTGATGGGAATCCATATGTCATGGATGGGTGTAAAg ATGTTAACGAGTGCAACATACAAGACATATGTAATGGAACTTGCCATAACAATATAGGAAGTTATTATTGCACCGAATGTCCTAGAAAAACAGTGTATGACGGTGCAACAAGGAGGTGCAGAACGACCAACGAACAAAATCTGGTCCTAG GTATCGCCATTGGGACTAGCGTTGGTTTTGGAATTCTACTTTTCATCTTGATTGTAATATTTTTCATCCGTAGATGGAAAAAAGACATCCAAAAGAAACTACGAAGAAAGCACTTTCGGCAAAACCAAGGTCTACTCCTCGAACAATTGATATCATCTGATGAAAATGCGAGTGACAACACCAAGATTTTCTCATTACCAGAGTTAGAAAAGGCAACAAATAACTTTGATGCCACACGAATTGTTGGTCATGGAGGACATGGCATGGTTTATAAAGGCATATTATCTGACCAACGGGTAGTGGCCATAAAGAAGTCTAAAGTCATTGAGAAAATTGAGATTAGTCAGTTCATCAATGAGGTTGCCATCCTCTCACACATAAATCACCGAAATATCGTGAAGCTCTTCGGATGTTGTCTTGAGACTGAAGTCCCACTGCTAGTATATGACTTCATCCCAAATGGTTCGTTATTTGGAATCCTCCATGCCGATACCACTAGCAGTTTTGTTCTGTCATGGGATGATTGTTTGAAAATTGCTGCAGAAGCTGCAGGAGCACTCTATTACCTCCACTCAGCTGCTTCGGTATCGATATTTCATCGTGATGTGAAGTCTACTAACATACTCTTGGATGGAAATTACACCGCGAAAGTATCGGACTTTGGTGCTTCAAGGTTGGTTCCTATTGACCAAACTCATGTCGTTACGAATATACAAGGCACCTTTGGGTACCTGGATCCAGAGTATTACCACACGGGCATGCTAAATGAGAAGAGTGATGTCTATAGCTTTGGTGTAGTACTTGTAGAGTTGTTGTTGAGAAAGGAGCCTATTTTTACAAGTGATTCTGGCCTAAAGCAAAACTTGTCCAACTACTTTCTTTGGGAGATGAGGGAGAAACCACTTGCAGATATAGTGGCTGCTCAAGTTCTGGGGGAAGCAACATCTGAGGAGATTAATGATGTCGCTAGTCTTGCAGAGACTTGCTTGCGACTACGAGGTGTAGAGAGGCCGACTATGAAACAAGTGGAGGTGAAACTGCAGCATATCCGATCCAAAAGGTTAAGATCATCTCAGGTTGCAGTGACAAGTGAAGATATGCAACCTTTGTTAAGTGGACAAAGGCAAGTCAACCTTCCGCTATTGGGTGTTCAAGCTGGTATAGGGAACTGA